A stretch of Shinella zoogloeoides DNA encodes these proteins:
- a CDS encoding nuclear transport factor 2 family protein: protein MADIESTSRAVIEALNARDFSALAGRVHEDVVLSGVGEGGDNGREALRDRLARHFEAFDESYGDMLVMSDASGDNAAIRVTARGRSAGGDSYSKEKILLLELEDGMITRFAVFSGS from the coding sequence ATGGCCGATATCGAAAGCACCAGCCGCGCCGTTATCGAGGCGCTGAACGCCCGCGACTTTTCCGCGCTCGCCGGTAGGGTCCACGAAGATGTTGTTCTTTCCGGCGTCGGGGAGGGCGGCGACAATGGCCGCGAAGCGTTGCGCGACCGGCTTGCCCGCCATTTCGAGGCCTTCGACGAGAGCTATGGCGACATGCTGGTGATGAGCGATGCCTCGGGCGACAATGCGGCGATCCGCGTGACGGCGCGTGGCCGGTCGGCAGGTGGCGACAGCTATTCGAAGGAGAAGATTCTTCTCCTCGAACTGGAGGACGGGATGATCACCCGCTTCGCCGTCTTCAGCGGCTCATGA
- a CDS encoding DUF1428 domain-containing protein — MTYVDGFLLAVPKANLEAYKAMARTAGDVWKEHGAIDYVECAADDVPYGELTSFPRAVHASDDEIVIFSWITYESRERRDAIVAKVMADERLQGDDWKDVFDGKRMIYGGFQAFLEL, encoded by the coding sequence ATGACCTATGTCGACGGATTCCTGCTGGCCGTGCCCAAGGCCAATCTGGAGGCCTACAAGGCGATGGCGCGCACGGCGGGCGACGTGTGGAAGGAACACGGTGCGATCGACTATGTCGAATGCGCCGCCGATGACGTGCCCTATGGCGAACTCACCTCCTTCCCGCGCGCCGTGCATGCGAGCGATGACGAGATCGTGATCTTTTCCTGGATCACCTACGAATCCCGGGAGCGGCGCGACGCGATCGTCGCCAAGGTGATGGCCGACGAGCGTCTCCAGGGCGACGACTGGAAGGATGTCTTCGATGGCAAGCGTATGATCTATGGCGGCTTTCAGGCATTCCTCGAGCTGTGA
- a CDS encoding DUF1801 domain-containing protein: MPIMRKEKPAESPQAYVDALDGWRREIVDALRAAVLAAGALEERIKWGHIVCFSNGPVLLIRAEAARVLFGFWRGRRLTGIEPRLRPGGKYELATMAFVEDDTVDQSLAKALVREAVRLNAAVGDPTKAGEDR, from the coding sequence ATGCCCATCATGCGCAAGGAGAAGCCGGCGGAAAGCCCACAGGCTTATGTCGACGCCCTCGACGGCTGGCGCCGCGAGATCGTCGATGCGTTGCGAGCGGCCGTGCTTGCCGCCGGTGCGCTGGAAGAGCGCATCAAATGGGGGCACATCGTCTGCTTTTCCAACGGGCCGGTGCTTCTGATCCGCGCCGAGGCGGCACGCGTGCTTTTTGGCTTCTGGCGTGGCAGGCGGCTGACCGGGATCGAGCCGCGGCTGAGGCCTGGCGGTAAATACGAACTGGCGACGATGGCTTTCGTGGAGGATGACACCGTGGATCAAAGCCTTGCCAAGGCGCTGGTGCGGGAAGCTGTCCGGTTGAATGCGGCGGTCGGCGACCCGACGAAAGCCGGTGAGGATCGATAA
- a CDS encoding alpha/beta hydrolase, with amino-acid sequence MRDWFWRRVLSLSACGLMLGTLFFAASLTPSLLPRTYLTQGLLSGVAMAMGYGLGVLLSILWVWLELPEAKNRTRLWITTVAGGICGIVALVFLWRTAEWQNSIRTLMHLPPIETAHPFYVGFIAFALFLALLGLGRLFALSARLFASTSQRAAPRRLASLIGTALAVVLFWTLADGVLIRFVLHTADSSFQRLDQVFEPDTAEPTDPLKSGSAASLVRWNELGRQGRSFVATGPSSSDISTFTGKPAMEPLRVYAGLNAAETPEARAQIALEELIRVGGFERSTLLVVMPTGTGWIDPEGIDPVEYLHHGDIASVAIQYSYLASWLSLLAEPDYGAEASRALFRAVYGHWTRLPRDHRPKLYLYGLSLGALSSEQAAELFEVIGDPYQGALWSGPPFPSRIWRQMTAGRNPDSPAWLPRFRDGSYVRFTSQRNALPEAGDHWGPMRIVYLQYASDPITFYDAHSFYRQPDWMKTPRGPDVSPDFQWYPVVTFLQLTLDLAMATTTPMGLGHVYAGEHYVEPWIAVTNVTDWSEADIARLKEKYRADR; translated from the coding sequence ATGCGGGACTGGTTTTGGCGGCGTGTCCTTTCCCTCTCCGCCTGCGGCCTCATGCTGGGCACGCTGTTCTTCGCGGCGTCGCTGACGCCGAGCCTGCTGCCACGCACCTATCTCACCCAGGGGCTTCTGTCCGGCGTCGCCATGGCCATGGGCTACGGTCTCGGCGTTCTTCTCAGCATCCTGTGGGTCTGGCTGGAACTGCCGGAGGCGAAGAACCGCACACGGCTCTGGATAACGACGGTGGCCGGCGGCATCTGCGGCATCGTGGCGCTCGTCTTCCTCTGGCGCACGGCGGAATGGCAGAACTCCATCCGAACGCTGATGCACCTGCCGCCAATCGAAACGGCCCACCCGTTCTATGTCGGCTTCATCGCATTCGCGCTGTTCCTCGCGCTGCTCGGCCTCGGCCGGCTTTTCGCCCTCAGCGCCCGGCTCTTCGCCAGCACGTCGCAGCGCGCCGCGCCGCGACGCCTCGCCTCGCTCATCGGCACCGCCCTTGCCGTGGTCCTGTTCTGGACCCTGGCGGACGGGGTGCTCATCCGCTTCGTGCTGCATACGGCCGATTCCTCCTTCCAGCGGCTCGACCAGGTATTCGAGCCGGACACGGCGGAGCCGACGGATCCGCTGAAATCGGGCAGTGCCGCCTCGCTGGTGCGCTGGAACGAGCTTGGCCGCCAGGGCCGCTCGTTCGTGGCGACCGGCCCGTCGTCCAGCGACATCTCCACCTTCACCGGCAAGCCCGCCATGGAGCCGTTGCGCGTCTATGCCGGCCTCAACGCCGCCGAGACACCCGAGGCGCGGGCACAGATCGCGCTTGAGGAACTGATCCGCGTCGGCGGTTTCGAGCGCTCCACGCTGCTTGTCGTCATGCCCACGGGCACCGGCTGGATCGACCCGGAGGGGATCGACCCGGTCGAGTACCTGCACCATGGCGATATCGCCAGTGTCGCCATCCAGTATTCCTATCTCGCAAGCTGGCTCTCGCTGCTCGCCGAACCGGACTACGGCGCGGAGGCCTCGCGTGCGCTCTTCCGCGCCGTCTACGGCCACTGGACGCGCCTGCCGAGGGATCACCGCCCGAAGCTCTATCTCTACGGCCTCAGCCTCGGCGCGCTTTCCTCCGAGCAGGCGGCAGAACTCTTCGAGGTCATCGGCGATCCCTATCAGGGCGCGCTCTGGTCCGGCCCGCCCTTCCCCAGCCGCATCTGGCGCCAGATGACCGCGGGCCGCAATCCCGATTCGCCCGCCTGGCTGCCGCGCTTCCGCGACGGTTCCTACGTGCGCTTCACCAGCCAGCGCAACGCCCTGCCGGAAGCCGGCGACCATTGGGGACCGATGCGCATCGTCTACCTGCAATATGCCAGCGACCCGATCACCTTCTACGACGCACATTCCTTCTACCGCCAGCCCGACTGGATGAAGACGCCGCGCGGGCCGGATGTCTCGCCGGACTTCCAGTGGTATCCCGTCGTCACCTTCCTGCAGCTCACGCTCGACCTCGCCATGGCGACCACCACGCCCATGGGGCTGGGGCATGTCTATGCCGGCGAGCACTATGTCGAGCCGTGGATCGCGGTGACGAACGTAACGGACTGGAGCGAAGCGGATATCGCCCGGCTGAAGGAAAAGTACCGCGCGGACCGGTAA
- a CDS encoding ABC transporter substrate-binding protein, with the protein MKKQIFAGALLAASVAFAPLAHADIVVGLIAPLTGPVAAYGDQVKNGAQAAVDQINKTGGILGEKVVLKLTDDAGEPKQGVSAANQIVGEGIRFVVGPVTSGVAIPASDVLAENGILMVTPTATAPDLTARGLTNVLRTCGRDDQQADVAAAYVLANLKDKKVAIVHDKGAYGKGLADAFKAALNKGGVTEALYDSITPGDKDFSALITRLKSDGVEVIYFGGYHPEGGLLARQLKDLSVNATIIGGEGLSNSEFWAIGNEAAAGTLFTNASDALKSPDSQAAVAVLKEKGVPPEAFTLNAYAAVEVLKAGIEKAGSADDAAAVAAALKTGEAIPTAIGKLTYGESGDLTSQSFSLFKWEDGKIVAAE; encoded by the coding sequence ATGAAGAAGCAGATTTTCGCCGGAGCCTTGCTTGCGGCTTCCGTCGCCTTTGCGCCGCTGGCCCATGCCGATATCGTCGTTGGCCTCATCGCGCCGCTTACCGGCCCGGTCGCCGCCTATGGCGACCAGGTGAAGAACGGCGCCCAGGCGGCTGTCGACCAGATCAACAAGACGGGCGGCATCCTCGGCGAGAAGGTCGTTCTGAAGCTGACCGACGATGCGGGTGAGCCGAAGCAGGGCGTTTCCGCCGCCAACCAGATCGTCGGCGAGGGCATCCGCTTCGTCGTCGGCCCGGTCACCTCGGGCGTCGCCATCCCGGCTTCCGACGTGCTGGCCGAGAACGGCATCCTGATGGTCACCCCGACGGCGACCGCGCCGGACCTCACCGCCCGCGGCCTCACCAACGTGCTGCGCACCTGCGGTCGTGACGACCAGCAGGCCGACGTCGCCGCCGCCTACGTGCTGGCGAACCTGAAGGACAAGAAGGTCGCCATCGTCCACGACAAGGGCGCCTACGGCAAGGGTCTGGCTGACGCCTTCAAGGCGGCGCTCAACAAGGGCGGCGTCACCGAGGCGCTCTACGATTCGATCACCCCGGGCGACAAGGACTTCAGCGCGCTGATCACCCGCCTCAAGTCCGATGGCGTCGAGGTCATCTACTTCGGCGGCTACCATCCGGAAGGCGGCCTGCTGGCCCGTCAGCTCAAGGACCTCTCGGTCAACGCCACGATCATCGGCGGCGAGGGCCTGTCCAACAGCGAATTCTGGGCGATCGGCAACGAAGCTGCCGCTGGCACGCTCTTCACCAATGCGTCGGACGCGCTGAAAAGCCCGGACTCGCAGGCGGCCGTCGCTGTCCTGAAGGAAAAGGGCGTTCCGCCGGAAGCCTTCACGCTCAACGCCTATGCTGCCGTCGAGGTTCTGAAGGCCGGCATCGAGAAGGCCGGCAGCGCCGATGACGCCGCCGCCGTCGCAGCGGCCCTGAAGACCGGCGAAGCCATCCCGACCGCTATCGGCAAGCTGACCTATGGCGAAAGCGGCGACCTCACCTCGCAGAGCTTCTCGCTCTTCAAGTGGGAAGACGGCAAGATCGTCGCCGCCGAATAA